The following proteins are co-located in the Bordetella bronchialis genome:
- a CDS encoding aldo/keto reductase yields MEYVRLGKTGLQVSRLCLGCMTYGVPDRGNHPWTLDEAEARPLIRQALDAGINFFDTANSYSDGTSEEIVGRTLREFTDRDDVVIATKVYYPMRKGPNGGGLSRKNLMREIDDSLRRLGTDYVDLYQIHRWDEHTPIEETLEALHDIVKAGKARYIGASSMYAWQFAKALYTADLHGWTRFVSMQNHYNLLYREEENEMLRLCAAEGIGVVPWSPMARGLLTRDWDEGTARTESDKTMARLYGDTRDADRRVVQAVGEVAAARGVPRAQVALAWLLQRPVVTAPIIGASRPQHLVDAVAALSLKLAPDEVRKLEESYVPHRAANFG; encoded by the coding sequence ATGGAATACGTGCGTTTGGGCAAGACCGGCTTGCAGGTATCGCGCCTGTGCCTGGGATGCATGACCTACGGCGTGCCGGACCGGGGCAACCACCCCTGGACCCTGGACGAGGCGGAGGCCCGCCCCCTGATACGCCAGGCGCTGGACGCGGGCATCAATTTCTTCGACACGGCCAACAGCTACTCGGACGGCACCAGCGAGGAAATCGTCGGCCGCACGCTGCGCGAGTTCACCGACCGCGACGACGTGGTGATCGCCACCAAGGTGTACTACCCCATGCGCAAGGGGCCCAACGGCGGCGGCTTGTCGCGCAAGAACCTGATGCGGGAAATCGACGACAGCCTGCGCCGCCTGGGCACCGATTACGTCGACCTGTACCAGATCCATCGCTGGGACGAGCACACGCCCATCGAGGAAACGCTGGAGGCGCTGCACGATATCGTCAAGGCGGGCAAGGCGCGCTATATCGGCGCGTCGTCGATGTACGCGTGGCAGTTCGCCAAGGCCTTGTACACGGCCGACCTGCACGGCTGGACGCGCTTCGTCAGCATGCAGAACCACTACAACCTGCTGTATCGCGAAGAAGAAAACGAAATGCTGCGGCTGTGCGCGGCCGAGGGCATAGGGGTGGTGCCGTGGAGCCCGATGGCGCGAGGCCTGTTGACGCGCGACTGGGACGAAGGCACGGCCCGCACGGAAAGCGACAAGACCATGGCGCGGCTGTACGGCGACACCCGGGATGCCGACCGCCGCGTGGTGCAGGCGGTGGGCGAGGTCGCCGCGGCGCGAGGCGTGCCGCGCGCGCAGGTCGCGCTGGCCTGGCTGCTGCAGCGGCCGGTGGTGACGGCGCCCATTATCGGGGCGTCCCGGCCGCAGCATCTGGTCGATGCGGTGGCGGCCCTGTCCCTGAAGCTTGCTCCCGATGAAGTGCGCAAGCTCGAGGAATCCTACGTACCGCACCGCGCCGCCAATTTCGGCTAG
- a CDS encoding LysR family transcriptional regulator codes for MLDSRLLHVFSIVAEELHFGRAAQRLHISQPPLSQSIRKLEEILGARLLVRSTRSVRLTAAGAELHRRVRQLAADSDAMVRAVQQTAKGVAGHLVIGLTPSAAYSNLPEVLYEFRRQTPTVSLDLREMNSNAMPEALHQRQLDLALLRPPFADPDLAPLRVYDEPMLVAMRKDHPLAGRRSVTMDQALEYDMVGYSRQNSRYFSQIQQLMTGVARKPPRIVMESMIPTILTLVEAGFGLALVPAALSRMRADTLVYAGVRGPGAMRAELLAARQPSSFNPAIDRFIDIMQAVAARGRRPRRG; via the coding sequence ATGCTGGACAGCCGCCTGCTGCATGTCTTCTCCATCGTGGCCGAGGAACTGCATTTCGGCCGTGCCGCGCAGCGCCTGCATATCAGCCAGCCGCCGCTGAGCCAGAGCATACGCAAGCTGGAGGAGATCCTCGGGGCCCGGCTGCTGGTCCGCTCCACGCGTTCGGTGCGCCTGACGGCGGCGGGCGCCGAACTGCACCGCCGCGTGCGGCAGCTGGCCGCGGACTCCGACGCCATGGTGCGGGCCGTGCAACAGACCGCCAAGGGCGTAGCGGGGCACCTCGTGATCGGGCTGACGCCCAGCGCGGCATACTCCAACCTGCCGGAGGTGCTGTACGAGTTCCGCCGCCAGACCCCCACCGTCAGCCTGGACTTGCGGGAGATGAACTCCAACGCCATGCCGGAGGCGCTCCACCAGCGCCAGCTGGACCTGGCGCTATTGCGGCCGCCCTTCGCCGATCCGGACCTGGCGCCGCTGCGGGTGTACGACGAACCCATGCTGGTCGCCATGCGCAAGGACCATCCCCTGGCCGGCCGCCGCTCGGTCACCATGGACCAGGCGCTCGAGTACGACATGGTCGGCTACTCGCGCCAAAACTCGCGTTACTTCAGCCAGATCCAGCAATTGATGACCGGCGTGGCGCGCAAGCCGCCACGCATCGTCATGGAAAGCATGATCCCCACCATCCTTACCCTGGTGGAGGCCGGCTTCGGCCTGGCCCTGGTGCCGGCCGCGCTGTCGCGCATGCGCGCCGATACGCTGGTCTATGCCGGCGTGCGGGGGCCCGGCGCCATGCGCGCCGAATTGCTGGCCGCGCGGCAGCCATCCTCGTTCAATCCGGCCATCGACCGCTTCATCGACATCATGCAGGCGGTGGCCGCGCGCGGCCGGCGGCCCCGGCGCGGCTAG
- a CDS encoding Bug family tripartite tricarboxylate transporter substrate binding protein produces MGKSPQLSKYILAAASAIMLAVPAASRAQLAYPNKAITFIVPYAAGGSSDTRSRQLAQRLGERLHVPVVVENKPGASGNIGTAQIARANPDGYAIGLGNFAPLSVNKSLYGSNLGFDPDHGIAPIVLIERGAMVLGVNSQSAYPDVAALIKAAKANPDKLNYASTGAGSASHLVTELFQTHAGVAATHVPYRGGAPAVNDLMAGNVDFYLELASLFIPYAKGEQPRLRLLAVSADKRLAALPDVPTFQELGIANMVASNWFGVIAPAGTPEAVIRTLNENINAVLQDPAYRSVVESQGAEVAGGSPADFKAFIASESARWSKLIDAKHITIQ; encoded by the coding sequence ATGGGGAAATCGCCACAGCTTTCGAAGTACATCCTTGCCGCCGCCAGCGCCATCATGCTGGCGGTGCCCGCGGCGTCGCGCGCCCAGCTGGCCTATCCGAACAAGGCCATCACGTTCATCGTGCCCTATGCCGCCGGCGGCAGTTCGGACACGCGGTCCCGGCAACTGGCCCAGCGGCTGGGCGAACGCCTGCATGTACCCGTGGTGGTGGAGAACAAGCCCGGCGCCAGCGGCAATATCGGCACGGCGCAGATCGCCCGCGCCAACCCGGACGGCTACGCCATAGGCCTGGGCAATTTCGCGCCCTTGTCGGTGAACAAATCGCTTTATGGCAGCAACCTGGGTTTCGATCCCGACCACGGCATCGCGCCCATCGTGCTGATCGAACGCGGCGCCATGGTGCTGGGGGTGAACAGCCAGTCGGCGTATCCGGACGTTGCCGCGCTCATCAAGGCGGCAAAGGCCAACCCGGACAAGCTGAACTACGCGTCCACGGGCGCCGGCAGCGCCTCGCATCTGGTGACCGAACTGTTCCAGACCCATGCCGGCGTGGCGGCCACGCACGTGCCGTATCGCGGCGGCGCGCCGGCCGTGAACGACCTGATGGCCGGCAATGTGGATTTCTATCTGGAATTGGCCAGCCTGTTCATTCCCTACGCCAAGGGCGAGCAGCCGCGCCTGCGCCTGCTGGCGGTGTCGGCGGACAAGCGGCTGGCGGCGCTTCCCGATGTGCCGACCTTCCAGGAACTGGGCATTGCCAATATGGTCGCCTCGAACTGGTTTGGCGTGATCGCGCCGGCCGGCACGCCGGAGGCCGTCATCCGCACCTTGAACGAGAACATCAATGCCGTCCTGCAGGACCCGGCGTATCGCAGCGTGGTGGAATCCCAGGGCGCCGAGGTCGCCGGCGGCTCGCCGGCCGACTTCAAGGCCTTCATCGCCAGCGAGTCCGCGCGCTGGAGCAAGCTGATCGACGCCAAGCACATCACCATCCAGTAA
- a CDS encoding amidase — protein MTTTRMSMHSQAAVQAHPDRACQALRTIAERDGELRAFAWRADPATLGAARPGPLSGMAFGVKDVIDVAGMPTGCGAEAADMSAKVFDAACVAQLRAAGAVPVGKTVTAEFAHMAPGPTRNPRRPTHTPGGSSSGSAAAVAAGMVDLALGTQTGGSIIRPAAFCGVVGYKPTFGRVHRAGMQVLCDTLDTIGWFTRSVEETIAVASVLMPRPGNARQDGRGPRVAVLPCASLGRLSPAAQTAMDHCIEVLQSLGATILRPGLDADIDTLVGVHGRVMRYEFARGMLPIVQARAAGVTAQTAETVREGLAIGYDEYVRQQHLRAALAARWLDALADVDFIVSPSAPGEAPQGLASTGSSVFNRIWSLLGWPCLHLPTATGELGLPVGVQWIGRPDHDAELLGWAAALHPALDRRAGQDRGRAMRG, from the coding sequence ATGACGACGACGCGCATGTCCATGCATTCCCAAGCGGCCGTACAGGCCCACCCCGACCGCGCATGCCAGGCACTGCGGACCATCGCCGAGCGGGACGGCGAACTGCGTGCCTTTGCCTGGCGAGCCGACCCTGCCACGCTGGGCGCCGCCCGTCCCGGCCCGCTGTCCGGCATGGCCTTCGGCGTGAAGGACGTGATCGACGTGGCGGGCATGCCGACAGGCTGCGGCGCCGAAGCCGCCGATATGTCCGCCAAGGTCTTCGATGCCGCTTGCGTGGCGCAACTGCGCGCGGCCGGCGCCGTACCCGTGGGCAAGACGGTAACCGCCGAGTTCGCGCATATGGCGCCCGGCCCGACCCGCAATCCGCGCCGGCCCACGCATACGCCCGGCGGCTCGTCCAGCGGGTCCGCCGCCGCGGTGGCGGCGGGCATGGTCGATCTGGCGCTGGGCACGCAGACCGGGGGATCCATCATCCGGCCGGCCGCCTTTTGCGGCGTGGTGGGGTACAAACCCACGTTCGGGCGCGTGCACCGCGCGGGCATGCAGGTCCTGTGCGATACGCTGGACACCATAGGGTGGTTCACCCGTTCGGTCGAGGAGACCATCGCCGTGGCTTCGGTGCTGATGCCGCGGCCGGGGAACGCGCGCCAGGATGGCCGCGGGCCCAGGGTGGCGGTGCTGCCCTGCGCATCGCTGGGGCGGCTCAGCCCCGCCGCGCAAACCGCCATGGACCACTGCATCGAAGTCCTGCAAAGCCTGGGCGCGACGATCCTGCGCCCGGGCCTGGACGCGGATATCGATACGCTGGTGGGGGTACACGGCCGGGTCATGCGCTATGAGTTCGCACGCGGCATGCTGCCCATCGTGCAGGCGCGGGCGGCAGGCGTCACCGCGCAGACCGCCGAGACCGTGCGCGAAGGCCTGGCGATCGGCTATGACGAGTACGTGCGGCAGCAGCATCTGCGCGCCGCGCTGGCGGCGCGCTGGCTGGATGCACTGGCCGATGTGGATTTCATCGTTTCACCCAGCGCGCCGGGAGAGGCCCCGCAAGGCCTGGCGAGCACGGGGTCTTCCGTCTTCAACCGGATCTGGTCGCTGCTGGGATGGCCCTGCCTGCACCTGCCGACGGCCACCGGCGAGCTGGGCTTGCCGGTGGGCGTGCAGTGGATAGGCCGTCCGGACCACGATGCCGAGCTGCTGGGATGGGCGGCCGCGCTGCATCCCGCCCTGGACAGGCGTGCCGGGCAGGACCGGGGCAGGGCGATGCGCGGGTAA
- a CDS encoding NAD(P)-dependent oxidoreductase, with protein sequence MKPRVAIVAPGAMGSAIGHRLDSHGFQVLTSLEGRSDASVARARRCGMHHRTDVELAHADIFLSIVPPAEAIGLARRFAPLFKEHGRAPVYVDCNAVNPRTAREIAALVLDSGAAFVDGGIIGGPPRPGTPGPALYCSGPAAPAVTALRDGGVRVRVLSDDLSAASALKMSYAGITKGLVALASTMMLGASRNGTAQALYEELAESQPHLLKHFARTVPDMFGKAYRWVAEMEEIAAFLAPDEHGQRFFESAARLYERLARDDGAGRAEIEALSAFLAQQARPAPEASTLKPEP encoded by the coding sequence ATGAAGCCACGCGTCGCAATCGTCGCGCCCGGCGCCATGGGCAGCGCCATCGGACACCGGCTGGACAGCCATGGATTCCAGGTCCTGACTTCGCTGGAAGGCCGCAGCGACGCCAGCGTGGCGCGCGCGCGCCGTTGCGGCATGCACCATCGCACCGATGTCGAATTGGCGCACGCCGACATTTTCCTGTCCATCGTCCCGCCGGCCGAGGCCATCGGTCTGGCACGCCGCTTCGCGCCGCTGTTCAAGGAACATGGACGCGCGCCCGTCTATGTCGATTGCAACGCCGTCAATCCGCGCACGGCGCGCGAGATCGCCGCGCTGGTCCTGGACAGCGGCGCGGCCTTCGTCGACGGCGGCATCATAGGCGGGCCGCCGCGGCCCGGGACGCCGGGGCCGGCGTTGTATTGCTCCGGGCCCGCCGCGCCCGCCGTGACGGCGCTGCGCGACGGCGGCGTGCGCGTGCGGGTGCTGTCCGACGACCTGAGCGCCGCCTCCGCGCTGAAGATGTCGTACGCGGGCATCACCAAGGGCCTGGTGGCGCTGGCCTCCACCATGATGCTGGGCGCCTCGCGCAACGGCACCGCGCAGGCCCTGTACGAAGAGCTGGCCGAGAGCCAGCCGCACCTGCTCAAGCACTTCGCGCGCACGGTGCCCGACATGTTCGGCAAGGCCTACCGCTGGGTGGCGGAAATGGAAGAGATCGCGGCGTTCCTGGCGCCGGACGAGCACGGCCAGCGCTTCTTCGAAAGCGCCGCGCGGCTGTACGAGCGGCTGGCCCGCGACGATGGCGCCGGCCGCGCGGAAATCGAAGCGCTCAGCGCCTTCCTGGCGCAGCAGGCCCGGCCCGCGCCTGAGGCCTCGACCCTGAAGCCTGAACCCTGA
- a CDS encoding metallophosphoesterase encodes MPIDVLRFPRNTQGRDWAVGDIHGHFSRLRAALDAIRFDPERDRLFSVGDLTDRGPECREAPRWLAQPWFHAVQGNHEDYAVRYVRTGLVDTENWRANGGGWFLEMSPEDQRTHAEAYARMPLVIEVETQGGVVGIVHADCPVRDWDKLERYLRDRYKRARGICQWSRERLARADESGVRGVRAVVVGHTPLESPALLGNVYHIDTGGWMPGGHFTLLDLETLRPAPRPAMRGMAFS; translated from the coding sequence ATGCCTATCGATGTCTTGCGTTTTCCGCGGAATACCCAGGGCCGGGATTGGGCGGTGGGGGATATCCACGGCCACTTTTCGCGCCTGCGCGCCGCCCTGGACGCGATCCGCTTCGATCCGGAGCGCGACCGCCTGTTTTCCGTGGGCGACCTGACCGACCGCGGACCGGAGTGCCGCGAAGCGCCGCGCTGGCTGGCGCAGCCCTGGTTCCATGCCGTGCAGGGCAATCACGAGGACTATGCGGTGCGCTACGTGCGCACCGGCCTGGTCGATACCGAGAACTGGCGCGCCAACGGCGGGGGATGGTTCCTGGAAATGTCGCCGGAGGACCAGCGCACGCACGCCGAGGCCTACGCCCGCATGCCGCTGGTGATAGAGGTGGAAACGCAAGGCGGCGTGGTCGGCATCGTGCACGCCGACTGCCCGGTGCGCGACTGGGACAAGCTGGAGCGTTACCTGCGCGACCGCTACAAGCGCGCGCGAGGCATCTGCCAATGGTCGCGCGAACGGCTGGCGCGCGCCGATGAATCCGGCGTGCGAGGCGTGCGCGCCGTGGTGGTGGGGCACACGCCGCTGGAATCGCCCGCCTTGCTGGGCAATGTCTATCACATCGATACCGGCGGCTGGATGCCGGGCGGCCATTTCACCCTGCTGGACCTGGAGACGCTACGGCCCGCGCCGAGGCCGGCGATGCGCGGGATGGCGTTCAGCTAA
- a CDS encoding PBP1A family penicillin-binding protein — MTNHPQSKQPQPRDKSGFSLSRLAIKAAIIAGGLGACGLIALCLAIALAWPSLPDLHAMTDYRPRIPLRVYTSDNVLIGEFGEEHRNVLRFDEIPDVMKHAVLAAEDDRFYQHGGVDWTGVFRAMLTNALSMSKSQGASTITMQVARNFYLSSEKTYTRKLYELLLTFKIESALTKDQILELYMNQIYLGHRAYGFAAAARTYFGKPLADVTPAEAAILAGIPKAPSRYNPITNLQRAQIRQHYVLGRMRVLNYLNEEQYQAALAQPLTIRGMADSGGNTFRVHGEYPAELARQLMYGMFGDTTYTRGLNVYTTINSKDQEAAYQAVRASILDYTRRARYPGPEDQIDLPDDIEKDPQALDDLIDGLQDKYPDSGDMYLGVVLAASPNAITVARGSHDIITIDDKKALSVVARALNPKAKDDERLRRGSVVYVHKNGDSWEVLNMPTLQGALVSETPEDGAIRAMIGGFDFYRGNFNRAVQAWRQPGSNIKPFIYAAGLERGLTPATQISDMPFSLTAEQTGSKAWNPKNDGNAYEPMLTLRQALYKSKNMVSIRILQAITPAFGQDFLTRFGFEKNRWPAVLPIALGAGSATPLQVANAYSVWANGGYRVTPFLIDKVTDSNGKVLMQAQPQRAGDEANRVVDPRVAWIMDDMLRGVATYGTAARAHAVLKRDDVAGKTGTTNDSVDVWFSGYTPALTTTVWMGFDQPKSLGSNEFGAGLTLSAWLQYMQTALKGVPVAPKRPLPSDILVANGEYYLSEFPPGQAVASLDLPTDDPLGDFLNRGGTGGVPMMNAPAPGASPQPVTPPQGNPPSGSAFPPIPVPQADEGRPPRPAPALGGSSGNLPAIPPIPVPRADASGATAIAVRP, encoded by the coding sequence ATGACCAATCACCCGCAATCCAAGCAGCCACAGCCCCGCGACAAATCCGGCTTCAGCCTGTCCCGACTCGCCATCAAGGCCGCCATCATCGCCGGCGGCCTGGGCGCGTGCGGGCTGATCGCCCTGTGCCTGGCCATCGCGCTTGCCTGGCCCAGCCTGCCGGATCTGCACGCCATGACGGACTACCGTCCGCGCATTCCCCTGCGCGTGTATACGTCGGACAATGTCCTGATCGGCGAATTCGGCGAAGAGCACCGCAACGTGCTGCGTTTCGACGAGATCCCGGACGTGATGAAGCACGCGGTGCTGGCGGCCGAGGACGACCGCTTCTACCAGCACGGCGGCGTGGATTGGACGGGGGTATTCCGGGCGATGCTGACCAATGCGCTCAGCATGTCGAAGTCGCAGGGCGCCAGCACGATCACCATGCAGGTGGCGCGCAACTTCTATCTGTCGTCCGAGAAGACCTACACGCGCAAGCTGTACGAACTGCTGCTCACCTTCAAGATCGAATCCGCGCTGACCAAGGACCAAATCCTGGAGCTCTATATGAACCAGATCTATCTGGGTCACCGGGCCTACGGTTTCGCGGCCGCCGCGCGCACGTATTTCGGCAAGCCCCTGGCGGACGTCACGCCGGCGGAAGCGGCCATCCTGGCCGGCATCCCCAAGGCGCCTTCCCGCTACAACCCCATCACGAATCTGCAGCGCGCGCAGATCCGCCAGCACTACGTGCTGGGCCGCATGCGTGTGCTGAACTACCTGAACGAAGAGCAATACCAGGCGGCCCTGGCGCAACCGCTGACCATACGCGGCATGGCCGACAGCGGCGGCAACACCTTCCGCGTCCATGGCGAGTATCCGGCGGAACTGGCGCGGCAGCTGATGTACGGCATGTTCGGCGACACCACGTATACGCGCGGCCTGAACGTCTACACCACGATCAATTCCAAGGACCAGGAGGCCGCCTACCAGGCGGTGCGCGCCAGCATCCTGGACTACACGCGCCGCGCGCGCTACCCCGGCCCGGAAGACCAGATCGACCTGCCCGACGATATCGAGAAAGACCCCCAGGCGCTGGATGACCTGATCGACGGCCTGCAGGACAAATACCCCGACAGCGGCGACATGTACCTGGGCGTGGTGCTGGCAGCCAGCCCCAACGCCATCACCGTGGCGCGCGGCTCGCACGACATCATCACCATCGACGATAAAAAAGCGCTGTCCGTGGTCGCCCGGGCGCTCAATCCCAAGGCCAAGGACGACGAACGCCTGCGCCGCGGCTCGGTGGTCTACGTGCACAAGAACGGCGACAGCTGGGAAGTGCTCAACATGCCCACGCTGCAAGGGGCGCTGGTTTCCGAAACGCCGGAAGACGGCGCTATCCGCGCGATGATAGGCGGGTTCGACTTCTATCGCGGCAACTTCAATCGGGCCGTGCAGGCCTGGCGCCAGCCCGGCTCCAATATCAAGCCCTTCATCTATGCCGCCGGGCTGGAACGGGGCTTGACGCCGGCCACGCAGATTTCCGACATGCCGTTCTCGCTGACCGCCGAGCAAACGGGATCCAAGGCCTGGAATCCCAAGAACGACGGCAACGCCTACGAGCCCATGCTGACCCTGCGGCAGGCGCTGTACAAGTCCAAGAACATGGTGTCGATCCGCATCCTGCAGGCCATCACGCCCGCGTTCGGGCAGGACTTCCTGACGCGTTTCGGTTTCGAGAAGAACCGGTGGCCGGCCGTGCTGCCCATTGCGCTGGGCGCCGGCTCGGCCACGCCGCTGCAGGTGGCGAACGCGTATTCGGTGTGGGCCAATGGCGGTTATCGCGTCACGCCTTTTCTCATCGACAAGGTCACCGACAGCAACGGCAAGGTGCTGATGCAGGCCCAGCCGCAGCGCGCCGGCGACGAGGCCAACCGGGTCGTGGATCCGCGCGTGGCCTGGATCATGGACGACATGCTGCGCGGCGTGGCTACCTACGGCACGGCCGCGCGCGCCCACGCGGTGCTCAAGCGCGACGACGTCGCGGGCAAGACCGGCACCACGAACGATTCGGTGGATGTCTGGTTCTCCGGCTATACGCCCGCCCTGACGACCACCGTGTGGATGGGCTTCGACCAGCCCAAGTCGCTGGGTTCCAATGAATTCGGCGCCGGCCTGACGCTATCGGCCTGGCTGCAGTACATGCAGACGGCGCTGAAGGGCGTTCCCGTGGCGCCCAAGCGTCCCCTGCCCTCCGACATCCTGGTCGCCAACGGCGAATACTATCTGTCGGAATTCCCGCCGGGCCAGGCGGTGGCGTCGCTGGACCTGCCCACGGACGATCCGCTCGGCGATTTCCTGAATCGTGGCGGCACGGGGGGCGTGCCCATGATGAACGCGCCCGCGCCGGGCGCCAGCCCGCAGCCCGTCACGCCGCCGCAAGGCAATCCGCCGTCCGGTTCGGCCTTCCCGCCCATCCCGGTGCCGCAGGCGGATGAAGGCCGCCCGCCGCGGCCGGCGCCTGCGCTGGGCGGCTCGTCCGGCAATCTGCCGGCCATCCCGCCCATCCCCGTGCCGCGCGCGGATGCGTCGGGCGCCACCGCGATCGCCGTCCGGCCCTGA
- a CDS encoding AraC family transcriptional regulator: MPARPPAAYPSRSIDADDYQGVPRAVTAMAKEFTEGATTGPHSHPRGQLLYAVEGVMRVTTAQGMWALPSLRAFWVPAGIEHQVEMVGPVSMRTLYVAADAARALWRECCVIEVNGLLRELILALMDLPIEYPLNGRAGQIAALTLSELAQAKVLPIHIPWPSDRRLQSVCRAILAQPGLERTVDDWGAQVGASGRTLIRLFQAELGLNYRQWVQQVRLAEAVGRLSLGQPVARIAAELGYRSPSAFAAMFRRAMGAAPNAYLNQPGSD; the protein is encoded by the coding sequence ATGCCTGCCCGTCCCCCCGCCGCTTATCCCTCGCGCAGTATCGACGCCGACGATTACCAGGGCGTGCCGCGCGCCGTGACGGCGATGGCGAAGGAATTCACGGAGGGAGCGACGACGGGGCCGCACAGCCATCCCCGGGGGCAGCTGCTGTACGCGGTGGAAGGCGTGATGCGGGTGACGACGGCGCAGGGCATGTGGGCCCTGCCCTCCCTGCGCGCGTTCTGGGTGCCGGCCGGCATCGAGCACCAGGTGGAGATGGTCGGCCCCGTGTCCATGCGCACGCTGTATGTCGCCGCCGACGCCGCCCGGGCGCTGTGGCGGGAGTGCTGCGTGATCGAGGTGAACGGGCTGTTGCGCGAGTTGATCCTGGCGCTGATGGACCTGCCCATCGAATATCCGCTGAACGGCCGCGCGGGGCAGATCGCCGCCCTGACGCTGTCCGAGCTGGCCCAGGCCAAGGTCTTGCCCATCCACATACCGTGGCCCAGCGACAGGCGCCTGCAGTCGGTGTGCCGCGCCATCCTGGCCCAGCCGGGGCTGGAGCGGACGGTGGACGACTGGGGCGCACAGGTGGGCGCCAGCGGCCGTACGCTGATCCGGCTGTTCCAGGCGGAGCTGGGGCTGAACTACCGGCAGTGGGTGCAGCAGGTCCGCCTGGCCGAGGCGGTCGGGCGGCTGTCCTTGGGACAGCCGGTGGCGCGCATCGCGGCCGAACTGGGCTATCGCAGTCCCAGCGCCTTCGCGGCGATGTTCCGCCGGGCGATGGGGGCGGCCCCGAACGCCTATCTGAACCAGCCCGGTTCAGATTGA
- a CDS encoding MFS transporter, whose translation MNAPLPNTAPATASAAAPAASAATPSGTAANAAGSNSTAFKVLGAISVAHLMNDMIQSILLAIYPMLKDSFALSFSQIGFITLTYQIAASLLQPCVGLYTDKRPLPYSLPVGMGFTLVGLLLLSMAPSYPFILLAAILVGTGSSVFHPESSRVARMASGGRHGLAQSLFQVGGNVGSALGPLLAALVIIPHGQGSVAWFSLAALFGMLVLIGVGRWYAGNRWRLKPKARAAGGPPPLSRKRVAATLGVLAVLIFSKYFYLASLNSYFTFYLMDKFDLPVRSAQLYLFIFLAAVAVGTVVGGPVGDRVGRKAVIWASILGVTPFTLILPYANLFWTAILVAIIGLVLASAFAAIVVYAQELVPGKVGTIAGLFFGFAFGMGGVGAAVLGHIADLTSIAYVYKLCSFLPFLGMMAIFLPDMESRNRTAKA comes from the coding sequence ATGAACGCTCCCTTGCCGAACACCGCCCCGGCGACCGCTTCGGCGGCCGCCCCGGCCGCATCCGCCGCCACGCCCTCCGGGACCGCCGCCAACGCGGCCGGGTCCAATTCCACCGCCTTCAAGGTGCTGGGCGCCATCAGCGTGGCGCACTTGATGAACGACATGATCCAGTCGATCCTGTTGGCCATCTATCCCATGCTCAAGGATTCGTTCGCGCTGAGCTTCAGCCAGATCGGCTTCATTACCCTGACCTACCAGATCGCCGCCTCGCTGCTGCAACCCTGCGTGGGCCTCTACACCGACAAGCGCCCGCTGCCGTATTCCCTGCCGGTCGGCATGGGCTTCACCCTGGTCGGCCTGCTGCTCCTGTCCATGGCGCCCTCGTATCCCTTCATCCTGCTCGCCGCCATCCTGGTCGGGACGGGCTCGTCCGTGTTCCATCCCGAGTCCTCCCGTGTCGCCCGCATGGCCTCCGGCGGCCGGCACGGCCTGGCGCAGTCCCTCTTCCAGGTCGGCGGCAACGTCGGCTCCGCGCTGGGCCCGCTGCTGGCGGCGCTCGTCATCATCCCGCACGGGCAGGGCAGCGTCGCCTGGTTCTCCCTGGCGGCCCTGTTCGGCATGCTGGTCCTTATCGGCGTGGGCCGCTGGTACGCCGGCAACCGCTGGCGCCTGAAGCCCAAGGCCCGCGCCGCCGGCGGCCCGCCCCCCCTGAGCCGCAAGCGCGTCGCCGCCACCCTGGGCGTACTGGCGGTGCTGATTTTCTCCAAGTACTTCTACCTGGCCAGCCTGAACAGCTATTTCACGTTCTACCTGATGGACAAGTTCGACCTGCCCGTCCGTTCCGCGCAGCTCTACCTGTTCATCTTCCTGGCCGCCGTCGCGGTCGGCACGGTGGTGGGCGGCCCCGTCGGAGACCGCGTCGGCCGCAAAGCCGTCATCTGGGCTTCCATCCTGGGCGTCACCCCCTTCACGCTGATCCTGCCCTATGCCAACCTGTTCTGGACCGCCATCCTGGTCGCCATCATCGGCCTGGTCCTGGCATCGGCCTTCGCCGCCATCGTGGTCTACGCCCAGGAACTGGTCCCCGGCAAGGTCGGCACCATCGCCGGCCTGTTCTTCGGCTTCGCCTTCGGCATGGGCGGCGTCGGCGCCGCCGTCCTGGGCCACATCGCCGACCTGACCAGCATCGCCTACGTCTACAAGCTGTGCTCCTTCCTGCCCTTCCTGGGCATGATGGCCATCTTCCTGCCCGACATGGAAAGCCGCAATCGCACCGCCAAGGCCTGA